From the genome of Sulfurovum sp. NBC37-1, one region includes:
- a CDS encoding diguanylate cyclase yields MKCIGRYILLLMAMFSFAFCANIPEKVSVQLQWKHQFEFAGFYAAKEKGFYKEVGLDVDLIEFDGGSNTIDRVLSGDVTFGATYSTLIYRYLKGDPLVLLANFFKQSPLVLVTQKQFKLPSDLKGKKVMVSDTTVNDAKLLMMFKKFDMNESDFIAVPPSFDLQDFIDKKVDAMTVFVTNETYQLDKKGVAYNVLDPSAYGVRFYDLNLFTSQKELREHPQRVAAFRNATIKGWKYALKHKDEIIRLILDKYNTQYKDYASLKYEADQIKNMILPKFYPMGSIDPKRVKEIAHTFISLGILPPSTSLNLDKFIYNTVPDDIGLSAEESNYLNTKNVITYCADPDWLPLSAIVDKRHIGMDADYLSIISGRIGRPFHLVLTKSWNESLRFAREGKCDVLTLAMVTPKRKEYLLFTNPLLNIPLVLVTGIDKGFYTNLMELSDKKIGIVKGYAYIELFRKIYPDIKLTEVESVTKGMRMVAEGKLFGFIDNLTTAGYLVQKEYVGTLKISAKFDENLVLGYGVQKSQPQLRSILDKTIATIDEETKQAIASRWTSIKIENGISHAVLLKILLVVLLVVLIIYYRYRKMSTEKNALEAISMIDSLTELFNRRKIDRLIDSEVKRIRTKGCFSLILIDIDNFKNINDSYGHDVGDIVLKHIAQILKSSVRKKDSAGRWGGEEFLIVCPDTSKEEAAKFAERIRIAIENESFEKILKVTASVGVAEYNRENIGDTSLIRRLDKALYDSKRDGKNRVTVAL; encoded by the coding sequence ATGAAATGTATAGGTAGATATATTTTGTTGCTTATGGCAATGTTCAGTTTTGCCTTTTGCGCAAACATCCCCGAGAAGGTTTCCGTACAGCTTCAGTGGAAACATCAGTTTGAGTTCGCCGGCTTTTATGCGGCCAAAGAGAAAGGGTTTTACAAAGAAGTGGGGCTGGATGTCGATTTGATAGAATTTGACGGTGGATCAAATACTATCGATAGGGTACTCAGTGGTGATGTAACATTCGGTGCGACTTATTCTACGTTGATCTACCGTTATCTTAAAGGCGATCCGCTTGTGTTGTTGGCCAACTTTTTCAAGCAGTCACCCCTTGTGCTTGTCACTCAAAAACAGTTCAAACTGCCAAGCGATCTGAAGGGCAAAAAGGTGATGGTGTCCGATACTACTGTGAACGATGCCAAACTGCTGATGATGTTTAAAAAATTCGATATGAACGAATCGGATTTCATTGCTGTTCCTCCCTCTTTCGATCTTCAGGACTTCATTGATAAAAAAGTGGATGCGATGACGGTTTTTGTCACCAATGAAACCTATCAACTGGACAAAAAGGGCGTCGCATATAATGTCCTTGATCCCAGTGCGTATGGGGTTCGCTTCTATGACCTCAATCTTTTCACTTCCCAAAAAGAGCTGAGGGAGCATCCGCAGCGTGTAGCGGCATTCAGGAATGCTACGATCAAGGGATGGAAATATGCCCTGAAACACAAAGACGAGATCATCAGGCTGATACTGGATAAATACAATACGCAGTACAAAGACTACGCCTCCCTGAAGTATGAAGCCGATCAGATCAAAAATATGATCCTTCCAAAATTCTATCCGATGGGAAGTATCGACCCCAAGAGAGTCAAGGAGATAGCCCACACATTCATTTCGCTTGGGATATTGCCTCCTTCGACATCGTTGAATCTCGACAAGTTTATCTACAATACGGTTCCGGATGATATCGGCCTGAGTGCAGAAGAGTCCAACTATCTCAATACAAAAAATGTCATTACCTATTGTGCCGATCCGGATTGGCTGCCGCTGAGTGCTATTGTTGACAAGAGGCATATCGGTATGGATGCCGATTATCTTTCAATTATTTCCGGCAGGATCGGAAGGCCCTTTCATCTCGTCTTGACCAAAAGTTGGAATGAATCGCTGCGCTTTGCCAGGGAGGGCAAGTGTGATGTTCTTACTTTGGCAATGGTGACACCGAAGCGAAAAGAGTATCTTCTATTTACCAACCCGCTTCTAAACATTCCTCTGGTACTTGTCACTGGTATAGATAAAGGGTTTTATACGAACCTGATGGAGCTTTCGGATAAGAAGATCGGTATCGTGAAAGGCTATGCGTATATTGAGCTTTTTAGAAAGATTTATCCCGATATCAAGCTGACGGAGGTGGAGAGTGTCACCAAAGGGATGAGAATGGTTGCTGAGGGCAAACTATTCGGTTTTATTGACAATCTTACGACCGCCGGTTATCTTGTGCAAAAAGAGTATGTCGGCACACTGAAGATCTCTGCCAAATTCGATGAAAATCTGGTACTGGGATACGGGGTGCAGAAAAGCCAGCCGCAGCTGCGTTCCATACTCGATAAAACGATAGCGACGATTGATGAGGAGACAAAACAAGCCATTGCCAGCCGTTGGACAAGTATCAAGATAGAGAATGGAATCAGCCATGCAGTGCTGCTGAAAATTTTACTTGTTGTATTGCTCGTTGTTTTGATCATCTATTACCGATACAGGAAAATGAGTACCGAAAAGAATGCACTTGAGGCGATTTCTATGATAGACTCCCTGACAGAACTTTTCAATAGAAGAAAAATCGACCGCTTGATCGATAGTGAAGTGAAACGAATCAGGACAAAAGGCTGTTTCAGCCTTATATTGATCGATATCGACAATTTCAAAAACATCAACGACAGCTATGGCCACGATGTAGGCGATATCGTACTCAAACACATTGCACAAATACTGAAAAGCAGTGTCCGAAAAAAGGATAGTGCCGGACGATGGGGAGGTGAAGAGTTTCTCATCGTCTGCCCGGATACCAGCAAAGAGGAGGCAGCAAAATTTGCAGAACGTATCCGGATAGCTATCGAGAATGAGAGTTTCGAAAAGATCCTGAAGGTCACTGCCAGTGTCGGTGTAGCCGAGTACAACAGGGAAAATATTGGCGATACATCTCTTATTAGAAGATTAGACAAGGCGCTGTACGATTCCAAAAGGGACGGAAAGAATAGGGTAACTGTGGCTCTCTAA
- the ade gene encoding adenine deaminase, with the protein MEMKSNYVDIFKREIFPAKVRVEKGKIASIERIDTPCDTYILPGFVDAHIHIESSMLPPSEFARLAVCHGTVATVSDPHEIANVLGIPGVGYMLDNSEMTPFKFYFGASPCVPATTFETSGATLGPDEIESLLKMPQIKYLSEVMNFPGVINGDPDMLAKIAKAKALHKRIDGHAPGLRGDELTKYIEAGIETDHEAFTYEEGLEKLQKGMKILIREGSAAKNFEALAPLIPAYPNKLMFCSDDRHPNDLAREHIDGHVRRAIAKGYDLFDVLRIASVNPVEHYGLEVGLLRVGDPADFIVVEDLKDFKVLQTVIDGEIVARGKKPLIDSVTVETPNHFHTGIKKEEDFILERCVHTEIIHALDHSLITEEEIMDLSSGKAKDVLKITVVNRYEDVKPAVAYVHGFGLKKGAIASSVAHDSHNIIAVGCSDALIAKAVNTIIGNRGGICAVTEEEIEVLSLPIAGLMSDKDGFEVANRYADLDRMVREYFTSLLSAPFMTLSFMALLVIPELKLSDKGLFDGRSFHFIDSCRR; encoded by the coding sequence ATGGAAATGAAAAGCAATTATGTAGATATTTTCAAACGGGAGATATTCCCTGCAAAGGTCAGAGTTGAAAAAGGAAAGATCGCTTCTATAGAAAGAATTGATACACCTTGTGATACCTACATACTCCCCGGATTTGTTGATGCGCATATCCACATTGAGAGTTCCATGCTCCCGCCCAGTGAGTTCGCCCGTCTCGCCGTCTGCCACGGTACGGTTGCTACCGTGTCAGACCCGCACGAGATAGCCAATGTTCTGGGAATACCCGGTGTTGGGTATATGCTGGACAACAGTGAAATGACACCGTTCAAATTCTACTTTGGGGCTTCTCCCTGCGTTCCTGCCACTACGTTCGAGACCAGTGGTGCGACACTGGGGCCCGACGAGATAGAAAGCCTGTTGAAAATGCCGCAGATCAAATACCTTTCTGAAGTGATGAATTTTCCCGGTGTGATCAATGGTGACCCTGACATGCTGGCGAAGATTGCAAAAGCCAAAGCATTACACAAACGTATCGATGGGCATGCCCCCGGGCTCAGAGGAGATGAGCTGACAAAATATATCGAGGCGGGTATCGAGACCGACCATGAAGCTTTCACCTACGAAGAGGGGTTGGAAAAGCTGCAGAAGGGTATGAAAATACTCATACGTGAAGGCTCGGCTGCCAAGAATTTCGAAGCGCTTGCACCGCTCATTCCTGCCTATCCGAACAAACTGATGTTCTGTTCGGACGACCGGCATCCCAATGATCTTGCCAGAGAGCACATTGACGGACATGTCAGACGGGCGATCGCCAAAGGGTATGATCTCTTTGATGTACTCAGGATCGCCTCGGTCAATCCGGTTGAGCATTATGGGCTTGAAGTTGGGTTGCTGAGGGTAGGGGACCCGGCTGATTTTATTGTAGTAGAAGACCTGAAAGATTTTAAAGTCCTTCAAACGGTCATCGATGGAGAGATCGTTGCCAGAGGAAAGAAACCGCTGATCGATTCCGTTACGGTGGAAACCCCCAACCATTTTCATACCGGAATAAAAAAAGAGGAAGATTTTATATTGGAGCGCTGTGTCCATACGGAGATCATTCATGCCCTCGACCATTCTTTGATCACGGAAGAGGAGATCATGGATCTTTCCTCCGGGAAAGCGAAAGATGTGCTGAAGATCACGGTGGTGAACCGTTATGAAGATGTAAAGCCGGCTGTAGCGTACGTGCATGGGTTTGGCCTCAAGAAAGGTGCCATTGCTTCGAGTGTCGCGCATGATTCGCATAATATCATTGCGGTAGGGTGCAGTGATGCCTTGATTGCCAAAGCGGTCAATACGATCATCGGGAACCGGGGCGGGATCTGTGCAGTAACAGAAGAAGAAATCGAAGTCCTGAGTCTTCCGATTGCGGGGTTAATGAGTGACAAAGACGGTTTTGAAGTGGCAAATCGTTACGCTGATCTCGACAGGATGGTACGGGAATATTTTACTTCACTACTAAGCGCACCTTTCATGACACTCTCTTTCATGGCACTTCTGGTCATTCCTGAACTTAAACTCAGCGACAAAGGGTTGTTTGATGGACGCAGCTTTCATTTTATAGATTCCTGCAGGAGATAG
- a CDS encoding NCS2 family permease: MGFFKLKEHGTDVKTEVIAGVSTFLAMLYIIPVNAAIMSEAGMPYDALVTATAVMTILATLINAFWSNTPVAMSVGMGLNAFFTFGLVKGMGMTWQTALGVEVVSSTLYVLVTMTPLRRWLIETMPMDFKRAVSAGIGAFISFIGLEQLHIIVKSDATLVTLGKLSEAPVLMGILSLLLALFLLLKKVRGAFIVSIAATTVLAWLLGIAKLPESFISMPASMSPLLFKMDIVEVLKLSMVPVLLTFLITDIFDTLGTLTGLGLRAGLYEGKRSVALEKSIQADAAGTFMSGFAGVTSTTPFIESAAGVEAGGRTGLTALVTALLFILPLFALPFFKAIPSFAIYPVLILVGTMMFSELRSINYDDPAMQYSTFFTVLGMPMTYSITDGLMLGALVYVVVKVMKGKIRETSKGMIALAGIAVLLFFFL, encoded by the coding sequence ATGGGATTTTTCAAACTCAAAGAGCATGGAACTGATGTTAAAACAGAAGTGATAGCCGGAGTCAGTACGTTTCTTGCCATGCTATACATCATTCCGGTCAATGCAGCCATCATGAGTGAGGCAGGTATGCCTTATGATGCTTTGGTGACCGCAACGGCAGTAATGACGATTCTTGCCACACTTATTAATGCTTTCTGGTCCAATACCCCTGTAGCCATGAGTGTCGGGATGGGACTCAATGCCTTCTTCACCTTTGGATTGGTCAAAGGAATGGGGATGACCTGGCAGACGGCACTGGGTGTGGAAGTGGTTTCCAGTACGCTTTATGTATTGGTCACGATGACACCGCTTCGGCGCTGGCTCATCGAGACGATGCCGATGGATTTCAAACGGGCTGTCAGTGCGGGTATCGGTGCATTCATTTCATTCATCGGACTGGAGCAGTTGCATATCATCGTTAAGAGTGATGCGACACTGGTCACACTCGGGAAACTCAGTGAAGCACCGGTACTGATGGGCATACTTTCCCTGCTTCTTGCACTGTTTCTGTTGCTGAAAAAAGTACGCGGTGCCTTCATCGTCTCCATTGCGGCGACGACAGTGCTGGCATGGCTGTTGGGTATTGCCAAATTGCCTGAAAGTTTTATCTCTATGCCCGCATCGATGTCACCACTTCTGTTTAAGATGGATATAGTTGAGGTGCTGAAGCTATCGATGGTTCCGGTACTGCTGACTTTCTTGATCACCGATATCTTTGATACGCTGGGAACACTGACGGGGCTTGGTCTGCGTGCCGGTCTGTATGAAGGGAAGCGTTCTGTTGCACTTGAGAAGAGCATACAGGCGGATGCTGCAGGTACGTTTATGAGCGGTTTTGCAGGGGTGACCAGTACGACACCCTTCATCGAAAGTGCTGCAGGGGTAGAGGCAGGAGGCCGGACAGGACTTACGGCACTTGTAACGGCGCTGCTTTTCATCCTTCCGCTTTTCGCTTTGCCGTTTTTCAAAGCCATTCCCTCCTTTGCCATCTACCCGGTCCTGATACTGGTAGGTACGATGATGTTCTCCGAGCTGCGCTCCATCAACTATGATGACCCTGCCATGCAGTACAGTACGTTCTTCACCGTACTGGGTATGCCTATGACCTATTCGATCACAGACGGGCTGATGCTAGGTGCTTTGGTCTATGTGGTGGTAAAAGTGATGAAGGGCAAAATAAGGGAAACAAGTAAAGGGATGATAGCCTTGGCGGGAATCGCTGTACTGCTATTCTTCTTTTTGTAG
- a CDS encoding NADH-quinone oxidoreductase subunit N, protein MISAFSILFAASLLSLLLHRTKFLQPFALTALIAGLVLSGTSVGLNGFETSAAMTLFTVVMLIVLIAFVLHEKNDTTITQALFLATASVALLQSRTMLAFIVSFEAVSLISIVLVSDIRTKAQAEGAVKMFIAGAIATGMLLLGAAFYLMGGGVLDAPVTSNGNLFSLAGIYVMLFAVFYKLTIVPMHGWAADTYALVRHSHAALLTGVAKTIVALAAFRLFAPSLAQTVEMSVPLLAILAVVTMTLGNFMALYQKKLARMLAYSSIAHAGYMLLAYVAVKSGYASTGLLYMAIAYIFMQTAVFLVLDTLRNKYGMQTLEDVKGLAKGNGVLAFFFTVQLFSLAGIPLLAGFLGKAVVFYAVVDAGLWYVALIALLNSALSVGYYAWIVKHLYFDEAEASVIFKAEEKFTVMSQLILFGGTLYFGIFAFVVFAVGKSF, encoded by the coding sequence ATGATAAGTGCGTTTTCCATTTTATTTGCCGCCTCGCTGTTGAGCCTGCTGCTGCACAGAACGAAGTTCCTGCAGCCCTTTGCGCTGACAGCCTTGATAGCCGGTCTGGTATTGAGCGGCACTTCCGTTGGCTTGAACGGTTTCGAGACCTCTGCCGCAATGACGCTTTTTACGGTGGTCATGCTTATTGTACTCATCGCCTTTGTACTGCATGAAAAGAACGATACGACGATCACGCAGGCGCTCTTCCTCGCTACGGCTTCCGTGGCGCTGCTGCAGAGCCGGACGATGCTTGCGTTCATTGTCTCGTTCGAAGCGGTGAGCCTGATCTCCATTGTGCTTGTGAGCGATATCAGAACCAAAGCGCAGGCGGAAGGTGCCGTGAAGATGTTCATTGCCGGGGCCATCGCAACGGGTATGCTTCTGTTGGGTGCTGCCTTCTACCTGATGGGAGGTGGCGTGCTGGATGCACCTGTCACAAGCAACGGAAACCTCTTCTCTCTGGCAGGCATTTATGTGATGCTCTTTGCCGTGTTCTACAAGCTGACCATCGTTCCCATGCACGGATGGGCGGCAGATACCTATGCGCTGGTACGCCATTCTCATGCGGCACTCCTGACCGGAGTGGCCAAAACGATTGTGGCTCTGGCAGCGTTCAGGCTTTTTGCACCTTCTCTCGCCCAAACAGTCGAAATGAGCGTGCCTCTACTGGCCATTCTGGCAGTTGTGACGATGACACTGGGGAATTTCATGGCACTCTACCAGAAAAAACTCGCACGCATGTTGGCCTACTCGTCTATTGCCCATGCGGGGTATATGCTGCTGGCATATGTGGCGGTCAAGAGCGGATATGCCTCCACCGGGCTGCTCTATATGGCGATCGCCTACATCTTCATGCAGACCGCTGTCTTCCTGGTACTTGACACCCTGCGCAATAAGTACGGTATGCAGACACTTGAAGATGTCAAGGGACTGGCAAAAGGGAACGGTGTACTGGCATTCTTCTTTACTGTGCAGCTCTTCTCTCTTGCGGGTATTCCGCTGCTGGCGGGTTTCCTCGGAAAAGCGGTGGTCTTCTATGCCGTTGTCGATGCGGGACTCTGGTACGTTGCGCTGATCGCACTGCTGAACTCGGCACTCTCAGTAGGGTACTATGCCTGGATCGTCAAACATCTCTATTTTGACGAAGCTGAAGCGTCCGTGATATTCAAAGCCGAAGAGAAGTTTACCGTGATGTCTCAGCTCATACTCTTCGGGGGTACGCTCTATTTCGGTATCTTTGCCTTCGTGGTTTTCGCTGTAGGCAAGAGTTTTTAA
- a CDS encoding FAD-dependent oxidoreductase codes for METITCDVLIIGGGPAGGVCAVTAKMNYPQKKVLVVREMEVQMVPCAIPYVFGTTLGSSEKNVASCAKAEEMGIETIIAKVEEVNTEAKMARTSAHEIHFDKLVFATGSVPFVHASLQPSLAFEGVFTVPKNKQLIDKAKTYIDNVKNIVVVGTGFIGIEMAMELKESGKNVTVIGGSKHILKGTFDSEVAMQAEEILLAHDVAFISEDRVSGVLDDNGSKIVRGVQLKSGRVVPAQAVILATGYKPNTQLAKEAGLFLGHYGGIWVDEYMRTANHDVFAVGDCCARRGFISKVPSKVMLASTSAAEGRMAGSSLFGFKYLKGFSGTIAIFSTMVGTTAFSSAGITEEEARKSGADIVVGSFTGMNRHPGSIPGAHKQFVKLVAMRHSGQIIGGQIVGGNETGEMINIIGVMIETKMTIYQVMSMQVATQPMLTAAPTNYPIVMAAAMIAQKIENH; via the coding sequence ATGGAAACGATAACATGCGATGTACTCATCATCGGCGGGGGTCCTGCCGGTGGTGTGTGTGCCGTAACGGCAAAGATGAACTACCCGCAGAAAAAAGTGCTGGTAGTGCGGGAGATGGAAGTACAGATGGTTCCTTGTGCGATCCCTTATGTCTTCGGCACTACGCTTGGAAGCAGTGAAAAGAATGTCGCTTCCTGTGCGAAAGCTGAAGAGATGGGCATAGAGACCATCATAGCCAAAGTGGAAGAGGTGAATACCGAAGCCAAAATGGCACGTACGTCTGCACATGAGATCCATTTTGACAAGTTGGTGTTCGCGACAGGCTCCGTTCCTTTTGTCCATGCTTCCCTGCAGCCTTCTTTAGCATTTGAAGGAGTCTTTACTGTTCCAAAGAACAAACAGCTCATAGACAAGGCGAAAACCTATATCGATAATGTTAAAAACATTGTTGTAGTGGGTACCGGGTTTATCGGTATCGAGATGGCGATGGAACTCAAAGAGAGTGGCAAAAACGTAACCGTCATAGGCGGAAGCAAACATATTCTCAAAGGAACCTTTGACTCGGAAGTCGCCATGCAGGCTGAAGAGATCCTGCTGGCACATGATGTTGCCTTTATCAGTGAAGACAGAGTCAGCGGTGTACTGGACGACAATGGCAGCAAGATCGTCCGTGGCGTACAGCTGAAAAGTGGAAGGGTCGTCCCTGCACAGGCAGTCATTCTGGCAACAGGATACAAGCCCAACACCCAACTGGCGAAAGAGGCAGGTCTTTTCCTGGGACATTACGGCGGTATCTGGGTCGATGAATATATGCGTACAGCCAATCATGATGTTTTTGCTGTAGGTGACTGTTGTGCCAGAAGAGGCTTCATTAGTAAAGTGCCCTCGAAGGTTATGCTGGCATCTACTTCTGCTGCAGAAGGCCGTATGGCAGGGAGTTCTCTGTTCGGTTTTAAGTACCTTAAGGGATTCAGCGGTACCATTGCCATCTTCTCGACCATGGTAGGGACTACGGCATTCTCTTCCGCCGGGATCACGGAAGAGGAAGCACGCAAGTCAGGTGCTGATATCGTGGTGGGAAGCTTTACCGGTATGAACAGACACCCCGGAAGCATTCCCGGTGCACATAAACAGTTCGTCAAACTGGTTGCCATGCGACATAGCGGACAGATCATAGGTGGTCAGATCGTCGGCGGGAACGAAACGGGAGAAATGATCAATATCATCGGAGTGATGATAGAAACCAAGATGACCATTTACCAGGTGATGTCCATGCAGGTAGCTACTCAGCCTATGCTGACGGCTGCACCGACCAATTATCCCATTGTGATGGCTGCGGCCATGATCGCCCAGAAAATCGAAAATCACTAA
- a CDS encoding AAA family ATPase, with translation MSIEKHNILIRNLIRYLKPQCDTQLLQTHISTVILCGDTVYKLKKPVDFGFLDYSTLKKRHLYCMEELRINKRYAPKLYLGIVKITGSIENPEIEGDGKVLDYAVKMRRFEQRNQLDHIADDGRLEIEMAEKIAEMLAGIHTGLESVDPASAYGDPNALYAPMKENFEQLAILDTERFSRKKDAVEMWTYREFNRLRKVLKKRKREGFIRECHGDLHLHNMALYKGKMILFDAIEFNPNLNHIDVISDLAFLLMDLEYRGLFRHSRRVLNRYLELTGDYEGVEVLNFYKTYRAMVRAKVSALRAAQTGKGKEYEAILDEVEGYMDLAIKYTEKTDLFLALTHGFSGSGKSTCALMSVESYGALRIRSDRERMRLFGPNGEKGIEEKYSPDANRKTYERLAKLALVVLRAGLPVVVDATFLKQWQRKLFEQLSVEQDIPFRILDLQCDTEVIRDRIKKRTKLGNDISEADTNILEMQIKNAEELSEDELKYQKIIDCSSMESMMDSLLHR, from the coding sequence ATGAGCATAGAAAAGCATAATATTCTCATCCGGAATCTCATAAGATATCTAAAGCCGCAATGTGATACACAGCTTTTGCAGACACATATATCTACAGTGATTCTTTGCGGTGATACAGTCTATAAACTGAAAAAGCCTGTCGATTTCGGTTTTTTGGATTATTCGACACTGAAAAAACGCCATCTGTATTGCATGGAGGAGCTCCGGATCAACAAGCGCTATGCCCCGAAACTCTATCTGGGTATTGTGAAAATCACCGGTTCCATCGAAAATCCAGAAATTGAGGGCGATGGCAAAGTGTTGGATTACGCTGTCAAGATGCGCCGCTTTGAACAGAGAAACCAGCTGGACCATATCGCGGATGACGGCAGGCTGGAGATAGAAATGGCAGAAAAGATAGCAGAGATGCTCGCAGGTATTCATACAGGCTTGGAAAGTGTAGATCCTGCATCCGCCTATGGAGATCCGAATGCTCTGTACGCACCCATGAAAGAGAATTTCGAACAGCTCGCGATCCTGGATACAGAAAGATTTTCCCGAAAGAAAGATGCTGTAGAAATGTGGACATACCGTGAATTCAACAGGCTCAGAAAAGTACTGAAGAAAAGAAAAAGAGAAGGTTTTATCCGTGAATGCCATGGGGATCTGCATCTGCACAATATGGCTCTCTATAAGGGGAAGATGATTCTTTTCGACGCAATAGAGTTTAATCCAAATCTCAACCATATCGATGTGATCAGCGACCTGGCATTTTTGCTGATGGATCTTGAGTATCGCGGACTGTTCCGACACAGCCGCAGAGTGCTGAACCGCTATCTGGAATTGACAGGAGATTATGAAGGGGTCGAGGTTCTGAACTTTTACAAAACCTACAGGGCAATGGTACGGGCAAAGGTCTCGGCACTCAGAGCAGCCCAGACAGGAAAAGGCAAAGAGTACGAAGCCATTTTGGATGAAGTGGAAGGCTATATGGATCTGGCAATAAAATATACAGAGAAAACAGATCTGTTTTTGGCTCTGACGCATGGTTTTTCCGGTTCTGGCAAAAGTACCTGTGCGCTGATGTCAGTGGAGTCATACGGTGCGCTTCGTATCCGGTCCGACAGAGAACGAATGAGGCTTTTTGGGCCAAACGGCGAAAAAGGGATAGAAGAGAAATATTCACCTGATGCAAACAGAAAGACCTATGAACGATTGGCAAAACTTGCACTGGTAGTTTTGCGTGCCGGATTGCCGGTTGTTGTTGATGCGACTTTTTTGAAACAGTGGCAGCGAAAGCTTTTTGAGCAACTCTCCGTCGAACAGGATATTCCTTTCAGGATACTCGATCTGCAATGCGATACAGAAGTGATACGGGACAGGATAAAGAAACGTACCAAGCTCGGCAATGATATCTCCGAAGCAGATACGAATATACTTGAGATGCAGATAAAAAATGCAGAAGAACTGTCTGAAGATGAGTTAAAATATCAGAAAATCATTGACTGCAGTTCTATGGAATCGATGATGGATTCTTTACTGCACAGGTAA
- a CDS encoding porin family protein, which produces MKKITFSLISILSLSGLSFGGGNVVPIVPVEEPIVETPVNSAFYVGLGYSYLSSNRTAKLNKPGDPRHGQVVKDTDSNADNILLQVGYQFNPYLALEGRYTFSVGDHSLTHNHLGGIKEDVDIDISNMALYIKPMYPIGDFSIYGLLGYGKVERERHEEPYRSWDGSGFQWGAGVQYAIGDDFSVFVDYTRWYDEEGEPHERLPRLLDTDFSVLSVGISYRF; this is translated from the coding sequence ATGAAAAAAATAACTTTTTCCCTTATATCGATTCTATCGTTGAGTGGATTGTCTTTTGGAGGCGGAAATGTTGTACCTATAGTGCCGGTAGAAGAACCTATTGTGGAGACACCTGTTAATAGTGCTTTTTATGTAGGACTGGGGTATAGCTATCTCAGCTCTAACCGTACAGCAAAACTCAATAAGCCAGGTGACCCTCGTCATGGCCAGGTTGTCAAAGATACGGATTCCAATGCCGATAATATTTTACTGCAGGTGGGGTATCAGTTCAATCCCTATCTTGCGCTGGAGGGCCGATACACTTTTTCAGTGGGTGATCATTCATTGACCCATAATCATTTGGGTGGAATTAAGGAGGATGTTGATATTGATATTTCCAATATGGCTCTTTATATTAAACCAATGTACCCTATTGGGGATTTTTCTATCTATGGATTACTGGGGTATGGAAAAGTCGAAAGAGAACGTCATGAAGAACCTTATCGTAGCTGGGATGGCAGCGGTTTCCAATGGGGTGCAGGTGTACAGTATGCCATAGGAGATGACTTTTCGGTGTTTGTTGATTATACCCGGTGGTATGATGAAGAAGGCGAACCGCATGAGCGTCTGCCGAGACTATTGGATACTGATTTTTCTGTTTTGAGTGTCGGAATAAGTTATAGATTTTGA
- a CDS encoding thioredoxin family protein: protein MELTDKNYETIIKNNDTPVFIDFYSPTCGPCQMLMQLIDERLEKYGEENGIPVVKCDVSRNPKLASAFKIQSVPFTIAVMPDGKLKYPELGLKNETYYFELIDKLAGKGSFFSRLFS, encoded by the coding sequence ATGGAACTTACAGATAAAAACTACGAAACGATCATCAAGAACAATGACACGCCTGTCTTTATAGACTTTTACTCCCCTACCTGCGGCCCATGCCAGATGCTGATGCAGCTGATAGACGAAAGATTGGAAAAATACGGAGAGGAGAACGGTATCCCTGTAGTGAAGTGCGATGTCAGCCGAAATCCGAAACTCGCTTCGGCGTTCAAGATACAGTCCGTCCCCTTCACCATAGCGGTGATGCCGGACGGAAAGCTGAAATACCCCGAACTGGGGCTGAAGAATGAAACATACTATTTCGAACTGATAGATAAGCTTGCAGGAAAAGGATCGTTCTTCAGCAGGCTCTTTTCATAG